The DNA region ttgatgtttctctttctctctctctctctctctctctctctctctctctccccccctttttttctctcccccctttatctctgaaatcaataaataatatattttttaaaatgtgtcttagAGATTATTTCATATTAATACATAATATAATTGTTCCTTTTaactgctgcatagtgttccactATTTGGAAGTGCCATAGACTATCTAACTAGCTCCCTATTGCTAGACAATCAGATTGCTCCCAGTCTTTGGTACCCGAagtaatgcttcagtgaacatccTGGTACACTGATCTTTGTTCACATGTCCAAGTTTAGCTATAAGTGACTGCTGTGTTAAAAGGTTAcgtgaattttaaatttttatatagtgccaaactgctttccaaagaTGTTActccatgttttattttaaaatgctgcaaattttccattttctataatatatctgtgtgtattttcttttaattttctgtgtGTATTTTCATGAAACCTGTCCTTCCCAAATATTCTTAGTTACACTGACAAGCCAGCAAATAGTGCTGTATGGTTGGATCCAATGGCTTTGCACATGCCTGGTACACTCTCATGGGACGCCACTTTCAACTTGGTATGATCTGACCACCACTCATCTTATGCCACTCCTTACACCACCATACTGAACTCCTCTGGCTGCCGTACCTGCATTGACATGAAGAGATGTAATCGGCACTCTGGCTGAGCATGAGGTCCCAAAGGAGCCCAGGAGCCTCCTGTAAAAGGAGTTGAATTGACTAAAGTTAGGAAGATTAGCTGTTCCTGAGTCTGCCTCCTGCTCCCATCATTCCGCTCTAAAAGGCCCTCGCTAATAACCTCCACGTCACTCCATCCAATGGGTACTCTTCAATTCTTTGACATCTCTCAGGCAGTTTCACTTGACCGCTTGCAGCACTCAATACAGTTGTTAATTCCTGCCACTTGTAACTCTTCTCCCTGTTTATAAGTCTTTAcacttttgttttccttctccctttgtgGCTGTCCCTTATTAGTTTGTCACGATACCCTTTTCCATCAGGGAAAACTCTCACATAGAGTTGCTTAAGGCACAATCCAAGTTGCTATAATTGTTCTCCCCTCTGCTTTCTCTCATGACCCATTAGGAGATTGTAAAATCAATTTAATGGGTCATATAAGTATTTATAAAACAATGAAGCAATAGAATGAAAAATACCAGGgtacccagccagagtggctcagttggttaagcatcagtCCTCTCtcttgcactgaaaggttgctagtttggttcccagtcagggtacatgcctgggttgagggatTGATCCTTAGTTGGGAAGTGTACGTAAGGCAACCaagatcaacgtttctctctcacatcagcatttcactcacctgctcctccgctcctcctcctctAAGCATGTTCTggggttaggattaaaaaaaaaaatcagggtgcACTACCCACAGGgttagtattatatatatatcaagggtgggggacctttttttctgcccagggccatttggatttataacataattcaagggccatacaaaattattcacttaaaaattagctggctatatttggtcaaacatttaattaactcaccttggcagggccagaccaaattatttcttgagccttatatggcccatgggccagacgttccccaccccttatatatatagtttacatattgttttaaatatatatgtacatatatatatatatatatatgcacacacgtGCATACATGTCTTTGATGGCTGCAATGTAAAAAGTACATATTAATGTGGGGTGTAGATAAAAATTGTGAAAGCTATTGTTACAAGACtcatatatgtttatttctcaAGCCCAGTACTTTTCTTAGAATTTAAGATGGTGCATATTGAACCACCTGTTCCACACCTTGTCTTAGACATCCTCTATGGAGACCTCAAACTCAACACAAACTCAAGGCTTTCATCCCAATCTtggtattttctcctttgttctacATCTCAGGGAATGGTCCCATCATCGTTCCAATTGCAGAAGCGGGAAACCTAGGAGTCAATTATGGTACTTACCCTTTCCCAGCCCATGTCTATCTTGTTGACTTAAATGTCTAAATATATCTTTACCCTGACTGCTTTTCTCCATCTGCATCATCCAGGTCCAATTTacccatgtctctctctcatctggGTAAACTGGACATCTTTCTACTTGGGCTCCCCTCTGACCCATTCTCTACAATGTCTCCtgaatggtatttaaaaaatacagcccTGATCATGTCACTTCCTTGCTTAAAAATCCTTCAATGGCTTCTCATCATTCCTAGACTCAAATTCTaggcgcctctctctctctctctctctctcccctttccccatcTCCTTCCATCAGGCAGGCACTTCTTtgcttctttctcctaagctctaagctcccccccccccttttttttttttggcctctgtaacttgttcccTGAGTTCACTCATGCAGCTCTGCTGgctcatttcttaaaaaaataaaaaataaaaatctaaacatGGCTGACCAGACCCCGTGTAAAATCTCCAGCCTTAATTTCTACCatcacctccctccccgcctctgtattatagccacactggctgggctggataCGGTTGGCAGGCAGACAACATCCATTCCCACTGTTTACATGCCTTCCTGTGCTACGTATTCCCAGACTTCTTTTCAGGTAGGGCTCCAGCAATGAGATACACATGCATGAGATTTGGAAGGTGGAAGGAAGGCGAAGTCACAGTTTGGCTGTTTTTGCTTGTGAGCTTGTGGAAACACCAGCTTATGGTCTCTGGCTTGACATGTCACTGTCCTGGCAGTAGGTTTCTGGTCCTAGCAACCTGTCCTTGGGTGGCAGGTTCAGCAGCGAGTTCTCAAACGCACCCTTTCCAGGGGTGAGCGCCTGGTTCCTTTCTGACTATGAGAGAGGTAGTAGCTCCCCTGGCAGGTCAGTTTCTGTGCTGTTCTAGGGTCATTCCTAATACCCAGCCGGGGCCCATCACTTTCTTCACTAACTGGAGTGGTTTCTGTTTCTAAGCCTGGACTCCACTTGATTTCTAGATTTGGCCAAGGCTCCTCCCATTATAGGGTTATACTTATCCCCTTTGCCTAggccagaggtcggcaaactcattagtcagcagagccaaatatcaacaggacaacgattgaaatttcttttgagagccaacttttttaaacttaaacttcttctaacgccacttcttcaaaatagactcgcccaggacgtggtattttgtggaagagccacactcaaggggccaaagagccccatgtggctctcgagccgcagtttgcagaccaggGGCCTAGGCTaataacccccctcccccgtcatCCCTTTACCCTCACCCCATCTCTCAATTAACTCCTTATATATCCTTTCAATCTCAGTTCAAACATGTCCTCTGGGATGTTATCCCTGACTCTTAAGACCAGATCAGTTTTCCTTGTTAAACACGATATCACAGCATATTTCTTTGAACTCATTATCACAGTTTGCAATTAATGTACCTATTTGTGTGATTCTGGAATTTGAGCCCCAGGGGACTtgactattttgttttattccattgCCTGCAAAGAGTTAGTGCCCAACATAACacgttgaatgaatgaatggactggAGGGTGTTAAGACAAAATCAAGTCTCTTAAATAGCACTGACAAGCCCCATGCCACCTCCTTTTGGCATTTCCCCAACCACATCTTCTGTGACTTTCCAGACTGAACATGCTGTGTGTTCCAGGTCTCTGCACAGGCTGTTTCTGCGCTTGGATATCTCTTCCTTCTTTACTGGGCTCTTATTCATCCTGCAGGTTTCAGAGGAGACATCATCTCTGCTAGGAAACGTGTACTTCACACAATTCTGTacgttttgtatttcttttttcagagTATTTAAAagcacttattattttttaaaaattgcttgttACTTATCTGTATCTCCTGCAAGTGCACTGTCTTGTTCATGGGTACTGTATATGCAGAGCAGCGCCTTGCACAGGCCTGGCAGCTAGTCCGCCAGCCTCGTCTAGGGATCTCAGCACACTCCCCTGGAGCCCATGAACAGTGAGGAATTGTAATTTGGGGGCTGCTAGatggggagaggaagctgggggaGGTTTGTTCCGCTCCAACccttggctcaatccccagaacgctaggcaggaggccctggggcGGATTCTGTGGGGGATGGGCAGGGAAAGTTTCTTCCTGCGCTCACTCCAGGAGAGTTgtagggaggggcggggagagggaagatCCTTCCTAAGAGGCTCcttggcacagtgcctgctaggaagaagggggaggggagtagGATGAATGCAGGCTTTCTCCGGCCCACCGGCCTCCGAGCGCTGGGAGGGAGGAACATGCagggcagagaagagagagatgagggggagggagagaacaaGAGGGAGGAATCCGGGAGGGAAGGGTCTGTTTGCTTTGggagacaggaaggagaggggctgagctggctctgaaaaagaaaaagcgtTCCCCAGAGCCAACCAGGCCCCAACTACTCCAGATCAGCTCTGTAAATACCCTGAAGTCACTGACTCAGAATCAATACACTGGGAACTTTCTTAGGATCATAACATCTCAGAGCAGAAGTCCTTCAGAGGTTTGGgtctggggtggaggggagggaatcTCCAGGATTAGATCAGTTTGGAGGAGTGAGTCAGCTCTCCCAGCAGAGCCCTTggactctctcttcctcccttatAGCTAGAAgagatggcatttttaaaaagcccatgaATACTTTGCACCCAATTCCTGGCACTTACAACTGTAAGATGATGAAACGGACATcttccctctgtccttcccactAGTTTGTAATTTCTCAAGGACAGAGTCCCTCTCACTCATTTCAGTACCATTCAGAACTGTGGTCTCAAAACTGGCCACCCATCAGAATTGCTTGGGGATGCTTgctaaaaatgtttttcctcGCCTCGCTCCAGTGATTCTGATTCTTTGGAGCCGAGTTAGGGACTTAAAACTTGAGTTTAAGGCAGCCCAAAGGGTGAAAATTCGGGGAGAAGACAAGGTATAGGGAGTAACAAGTACAAACCTCCCCTCCTCCAATTACAACTTGAGTTTTAAGTGCGTTAAGTGATTAGCGCACTGGGTTTAGGGAGCAACTCCAAAGGGCCTGGTTCAACAGAGTAGGTGATTAAGTGTTGGCCTGCAGGGGCTGGAACTGTATTTGCAAGGTAAACAAGTGGTGTGTAGGAGGAAGTATGGATTGAACTAGGGTCTGTGTACCCACGCACCTAATACTTTGAAAGGAAATAGCGCAGCAGTATtagcaatacaaaagataaatatttattcagaacaAAACTTTTAACAATGGATTTTACATTCCAAGCCACAAGGAAATAGCAAAACTTAATGCAAAGGGAAGACAAAAACCCAAAGTAGTGTATTGTCTATTCTCCTTTAACTTGATAACAGTTGACCCAATGCTCTCTCGCATGGCCTATTTCACAAGTACATTTTAGAGTTAACAACTCATAATTCTGGGTTAAAACAGCCTTTCTCCTGAGAGTCAGGAGTTTGCAGATGAACTCCATTAGCTGCTTCTCTGGGGTGTCTAACTATTGAGACTAAGGTGCAAATGTAAACCTTTACTAGGTTTCCTTACACAGGAGCACCCCAATTTCTCACTGGTGGCAACAAATGGGGAAGGGTAAGGCCCCCAAAGGACCAGGCACACTTTAATCCAGGTGTGATACCCCAGGGAACGAGTGCACCCTGGATTATGTCTCCCAAGTATTCAGAAGCCCCTGCTAAATcttctttttctgctttctgGCCCAGATGGCACATTATTCTGGAGAGATCAGACGTTCTGGGCCCTCAAGTGTTGAGGAAAATGTTGTGAAGTGTGAGAGGTAGTGGAATGAGCACTGGCCTTGGGGTCAGGGAACTCTAGGCTAGCTCTGGCAGCAGACAGCTACGTgactttgacccagtcatttaacctctctgggcctgtttcacTGTTGGAAAACCTGGTGATGGGTGTAAACCAATTTTTAGGTTCTTTCCGACAGGAAAACTGTAGATTCCATAATTTTGTGGCTCCTCTAAGCCACCGAAAGAGCTGTCACAAAGTCCATGTATTTTAATGCCATAAAGAGAGGCCCTTGGCCACCGTTCAGAGCTTATTGACTCAGATTACAAACACTTCTAACAACACTGGTTTCACAAATTCTCAGACCACACAGATTAGAAGCAGCAAATTATACGGGGGAGGGAAAGAGCTGCACAAGCCAGACATCCTGACAGAAGTCACAGTCAAAAATGTTTTCAAGTCAACAAACACTGATGGCCGCGCAGTGTCTACCACGTGCTGGGCCCTGCACTTAGTGCTGGGACATCAAGATGAGCAAGGCAGCCCAAGGGGTGAAAATTCGGGGAGGAGACAAGGCATAGGGAGTAACAAGTacaaacctcccctcccccaattacaaaaaaaaaaaacgaaaacaaAATTCAATAGAGGGACTGGCGACGTATCTGCACACTAACAGTTGCCGGTAGTCATTACCAATGACAGCCACCAATTCAGAAAAGGCTGAAATGGAGTAAACTCGGTttaagaaggcagagagagatatcTCCTGTTTAAAAAGATCTCTTTCAAACACGATAGAAAATGGTTTCAAAAAGAGTTTTGGCACTTAAGAGGGGTAAACTGGCTCTGTATtcaccctggcaggcaggcgggGGTGTTCAGTGCCCAGCAACGCCGGGCAGCGGAGGCGCCACGGCATTGTGAACGGCTTTGGGACACTGAGCAAAGGCGTGCCCTCGCTTGCCACAGAGGTTGCACACGATGCCCTTTCGGCAATAAGGGCTCAggtgcccctcctccccgcacctgAAGCACCTGTCCTGCGTGCAGCTGCCGCTCAAGTGGGTCCGGGAGCCACATTTGAAGCACGTCTTGGGCTGCCCCTTGTACCAGCTGTAGCCCCGCTCGGCCCCCAGAAAGAAGGCCCCCGGGAGGTGCCGGACACCGCCCTCCCCCTGGCGCAGCTCGATCTCGCACTTGTACTCGCCGGTCCAGATCCCAAACCTGTCGGTCACTTTCACGGGCACGGCCAGCACATCGCAGTGGCGCTTGAGCCAGGTCACGATGTCCTCCACGTCCACGGTCTCGTTCCGGAAGAGGATGAAGAGCGTCTTCAGGCTGGACTTGCTCCGGCCCAGCACCACGAAGTTCTCCCAGCAGTCCTCCTCCTCGCGCTTCTCCTCGTAGACGCGCAGGAACAGGGCCAGCTTCTCCGCCGAGCGGAAGCTCACGTCGAACTCGCGGCTGCCGGGGATCTGGATGACGGCGTAGATGTCGCCCGGCTCCATGCCGATGGAGCGCAGGATGAGCGCGCCCACCACGAAGTCCCGGGTCGGGCAGGCGCTCTCGTCTCCCTGGAAACAGATGCGCACGAGAAAGCGGCCCCTGCTCGGGCCGGCCGCggagcccgccgccgccgccgccgcccccgcccccagctcgtCCTGGGGGGGTTCCTCGGCCGGGTCCTCGGCCGCGCCAAGCCTGGACGGGGTCGCCATGGCCGCCCCCTCGGCCTTCTTCCTCCTGCCCGCCTCCGCCGCGCCTTTCTTCTTGCGGGGGTCCGCCGCCTCGCCGGCCGGCTCTCTCCGTCGGCCCTTCGGGTCCCCGCGGCTGGCCGGAGGGAAGTCGCCGAGGCACGGCGCCGCCAGGCCCGCAGGGGCGCCGAGCGCGCCCGccacgccgccgccgccctcctcCTCGCGCCGCGGCGGCCGCGACTCGCGGAACTCACCCTTCTTCTCGGCCAGGTTCTTCACCACCTGCGCCCAGCCCAGCTTCTCGCggccgccctccctctcctcgGCGCGGGCCGCTGGGCGCGCGGCGGGCAGGAGCTGCGGGCGCCCCCGCTTCCTCTCCTCCTCGGGGCCGCCGCCGGTGGCCATTTTACCTACTTCCCAGCATCCTCCACTCGCTCCCGCAGCCCGAGGGCGCCCATCGCGCGCAGTGCGGTGGGCTcggggtgctttttttttttttttgaaatttgatgctgcct from Eptesicus fuscus isolate TK198812 chromosome 12, DD_ASM_mEF_20220401, whole genome shotgun sequence includes:
- the ZCCHC3 gene encoding zinc finger CCHC domain-containing protein 3, with amino-acid sequence MATGGGPEEERKRGRPQLLPAARPAARAEEREGGREKLGWAQVVKNLAEKKGEFRESRPPRREEEGGGGVAGALGAPAGLAAPCLGDFPPASRGDPKGRRREPAGEAADPRKKKGAAEAGRRKKAEGAAMATPSRLGAAEDPAEEPPQDELGAGAAAAAAGSAAGPSRGRFLVRICFQGDESACPTRDFVVGALILRSIGMEPGDIYAVIQIPGSREFDVSFRSAEKLALFLRVYEEKREEEDCWENFVVLGRSKSSLKTLFILFRNETVDVEDIVTWLKRHCDVLAVPVKVTDRFGIWTGEYKCEIELRQGEGGVRHLPGAFFLGAERGYSWYKGQPKTCFKCGSRTHLSGSCTQDRCFRCGEEGHLSPYCRKGIVCNLCGKRGHAFAQCPKAVHNAVAPPLPGVAGH